In bacterium, one genomic interval encodes:
- a CDS encoding PKD domain-containing protein, with translation MFVSTDKVKFATAFVCLVAAILLVTCAKKSVEPENSTPPIPVGAHFGVSDTSGAPPLTILFTDSSSGNPDFWFWRFGDGQTSFQQHPSHQYNSEGVYDVTLVVSRGEVRDSTSRSGLIRVDDSAHVAAPIAGFVGDPLTGNAPLTVQFSNQSTGTISNYEWSFGDGATSPESSPSHDYPVPGVYTVRLIVDGPGGADTLTRTDYITALVPPPTALFDATPTTGQPPLVVSFTNQSTGSITAYKWYFGDGDSSDVRNPSHSYENPGLYSVTLIAIGPGGTDTNTIDDYIAVSAGPPIAAFTGAPTNGIAPMTVQFTNNSAGTISSYDWNFGDNATSTSANPSHQYTAAGQYSVRLIVTGPGGADTTQRTNYIVVQSAPPVADFSANPTFGLVPLTVNFSNLSTGDITGYLWSFGDGGTSTETSPTHQYTTSGTFSVRLITTGPGGVDTLLRANLITATWPAPIAAFTGLPTNGQIPFDVIFTNNSSGQISSYEWSFGDGGTSTSANPTHSYTTAGRFTVRLIANGPGGADTLTRENYINAVYPPPVAGFTGAPTQGTVPFAVNFTNSSTGQITSYAWEFGDGGTSTAASPSHSYTAHGLYDVRLIVSGPGGADTLLRSDYITANAITPTAEFTSDVTRGNIPLTVRFTDQSTGIIDSWNWRFGTTITSALRIPSITFTNPGLYDVRLIVTGPGGTDTIIKPGYIEALPPVPTADFTGSPTDGDAPLTVAFTNLSQGTFDSYEWNFGDGATSLELSPSHQYTVAGIYDVRLIIRGPGGADTLTRVSYVTVRTPRPIADFDADLTLGTAPLSVQFANNSIGEIDLYHWSFGDGTTSNLENPTHEFVDPGTYDIRLIVVGPGGEDTLTRPAYIVVNPPPPVAAFEGNPTSGVAPLVVQFSDLSQGTIESFDWDFGDGAVSTEQSPSHSYDTPGLYTVSLTVTGPGGSDSMQRINYISVAIPPPTADFSADPVTGTAPLEVTFTSLATGQIDKHEWDFGDGNLSEETNPVHIYQNVGSYTVRLIVSGPGGSDTLTRVDLISAEEPGPIANFDATPLSGIAPLDVQFNDLSTGVILTHFWNFGDGATSILSSPTHQYVTPGTYSVTLVVVGVVGLDSLRRTDYIVVNEPPPVAAFSANTTSGTVPLEVTFGNQSTGTIDSFVWDFGDGNSSIEKEPIHQYLNPGLYTVRLIVTGPGGSDTLEMIDYISVLGIEGTGSANPTPKSIQNGTKLSPIEPMRKE, from the coding sequence ATGTTCGTTTCAACAGATAAAGTGAAGTTTGCTACCGCTTTTGTATGTTTGGTTGCAGCCATCCTGTTGGTTACCTGCGCCAAAAAGTCGGTAGAACCGGAAAACAGCACGCCGCCAATCCCGGTCGGGGCGCACTTTGGTGTCAGCGATACCTCCGGCGCTCCTCCGCTGACAATCCTCTTCACTGACTCTTCTTCCGGAAACCCGGATTTCTGGTTCTGGCGGTTTGGCGATGGCCAGACCTCGTTTCAGCAGCATCCATCCCATCAGTACAATAGCGAAGGCGTCTACGATGTCACCCTCGTGGTCTCACGCGGAGAGGTCCGCGACAGTACATCCCGTTCGGGATTGATCAGGGTTGATGACTCCGCACATGTCGCCGCACCGATTGCCGGGTTTGTTGGCGATCCGTTAACCGGCAATGCTCCTCTCACCGTGCAGTTCTCCAATCAATCCACTGGCACGATCAGCAACTATGAATGGTCGTTTGGCGATGGCGCCACATCTCCCGAATCTTCTCCGTCTCACGACTATCCGGTTCCGGGCGTCTATACAGTTCGACTGATTGTCGATGGACCCGGCGGAGCCGACACACTCACACGCACCGATTATATCACTGCACTTGTGCCGCCGCCGACCGCGCTTTTCGACGCTACCCCTACCACCGGCCAACCACCGCTCGTGGTCAGCTTCACCAATCAATCCACCGGATCCATTACCGCTTACAAATGGTACTTCGGCGATGGTGATAGCTCTGATGTTCGCAATCCCAGCCACTCTTACGAGAATCCAGGACTCTACTCAGTGACGCTGATTGCCATTGGACCGGGTGGCACGGACACCAATACGATCGACGATTATATCGCCGTCTCTGCTGGCCCGCCGATCGCCGCATTCACCGGTGCGCCGACCAATGGTATCGCGCCGATGACCGTCCAGTTCACCAATAATTCGGCCGGCACGATCAGTTCGTATGACTGGAATTTCGGCGACAACGCAACATCAACATCGGCCAACCCGAGCCACCAGTATACCGCCGCGGGGCAGTACTCTGTCAGGCTGATCGTCACTGGACCGGGCGGCGCAGATACTACACAGCGCACCAACTACATTGTTGTGCAGTCCGCTCCGCCAGTCGCAGATTTCAGTGCTAATCCGACATTCGGCCTGGTCCCGCTGACCGTCAACTTCAGCAACCTTTCCACTGGTGATATCACTGGCTATCTCTGGAGCTTTGGTGATGGCGGCACTTCGACCGAAACCAGCCCAACTCATCAATACACAACCAGCGGCACATTCTCCGTCCGGCTGATCACAACCGGCCCCGGTGGAGTTGACACTTTGCTCCGCGCGAATCTGATCACGGCAACCTGGCCTGCACCAATTGCCGCATTCACTGGTCTGCCAACTAATGGTCAGATACCGTTCGATGTTATCTTCACCAACAACTCATCCGGCCAGATCAGTTCATATGAATGGTCGTTTGGCGATGGCGGCACCTCAACTTCGGCTAATCCGACACACAGCTACACAACTGCCGGCCGCTTCACCGTTCGACTCATCGCCAATGGTCCCGGTGGTGCCGACACATTAACGCGCGAAAACTACATCAATGCCGTATACCCACCTCCTGTTGCCGGCTTTACTGGTGCACCGACACAGGGGACAGTCCCCTTTGCCGTAAACTTCACTAATAGTTCTACCGGCCAGATAACTTCATATGCTTGGGAATTTGGCGATGGCGGGACCTCCACCGCAGCTAGCCCTTCGCATTCATATACCGCCCACGGTCTCTATGATGTCCGCTTGATCGTCTCTGGTCCCGGCGGCGCAGATACTCTGCTCCGTTCGGACTATATTACGGCCAATGCGATCACCCCGACTGCCGAGTTCACCTCCGATGTTACCCGCGGGAATATCCCGCTGACCGTTCGCTTCACCGACCAATCGACTGGTATAATTGATTCTTGGAATTGGCGCTTCGGCACCACGATTACCTCGGCCCTCAGGATTCCATCGATTACATTCACTAATCCGGGTCTTTACGATGTCCGCTTGATCGTCACTGGACCGGGGGGGACAGATACGATCATCAAGCCGGGATACATCGAGGCACTTCCGCCAGTCCCAACTGCCGACTTCACTGGAAGTCCAACTGACGGCGATGCTCCCTTGACCGTCGCCTTCACCAACCTGTCGCAGGGGACATTCGACTCCTATGAGTGGAACTTTGGCGATGGCGCTACTTCGCTTGAACTTTCACCCTCACACCAGTACACAGTTGCCGGTATCTACGATGTTCGCCTGATCATCAGGGGACCCGGCGGCGCCGATACCCTGACCCGAGTGAGTTACGTTACTGTCAGGACGCCCAGACCAATCGCCGACTTTGACGCCGATCTGACCCTTGGCACTGCTCCATTGTCAGTCCAGTTTGCCAACAACTCTATCGGTGAGATCGATCTCTATCATTGGAGCTTCGGCGACGGTACCACTTCGAATCTGGAAAACCCAACGCATGAATTTGTCGATCCGGGCACATACGATATTCGGCTGATCGTCGTTGGCCCGGGCGGAGAGGATACCCTCACACGACCCGCCTATATCGTTGTTAATCCGCCACCGCCGGTCGCCGCCTTCGAAGGTAACCCCACCAGCGGAGTTGCGCCGCTCGTCGTACAATTCAGCGATCTGTCGCAGGGGACAATCGAATCCTTCGATTGGGACTTTGGTGATGGCGCCGTCTCTACCGAACAGAGCCCGTCGCATTCGTATGACACACCAGGACTTTATACCGTCAGCCTGACTGTCACTGGGCCGGGTGGTTCTGATAGCATGCAGCGCATCAATTACATCTCGGTTGCCATACCGCCACCGACTGCAGATTTCTCCGCTGATCCGGTCACCGGTACGGCACCGCTGGAGGTCACCTTCACGTCACTGGCTACTGGACAGATCGACAAACATGAGTGGGATTTTGGCGATGGTAACCTCTCTGAGGAAACCAACCCGGTTCATATTTACCAAAACGTTGGGAGTTATACGGTCCGTTTGATCGTCTCCGGTCCGGGAGGATCCGATACCCTCACACGCGTTGATCTGATCTCCGCCGAAGAACCCGGCCCGATCGCCAATTTTGATGCCACGCCGTTGTCCGGCATTGCACCTTTGGATGTCCAATTCAACGATCTCTCGACAGGTGTGATCCTGACCCATTTCTGGAACTTTGGTGACGGCGCGACTTCAATTCTTTCGTCGCCGACACACCAATACGTCACTCCTGGCACCTATAGCGTCACGCTGGTTGTCGTCGGAGTGGTCGGCCTTGATTCACTGCGCCGCACAGATTACATCGTGGTCAATGAACCACCGCCGGTCGCCGCTTTCTCTGCTAACACCACGTCAGGCACCGTACCGCTCGAGGTTACTTTTGGCAATCAGTCAACAGGGACCATTGACAGCTTTGTTTGGGATTTCGGCGATGGCAACAGCTCAATCGAAAAAGAACCAATCCATCAGTACCTGAATCCGGGACTCTACACCGTCCGACTGATCGTCACAGGCCCCGGTGGAAGTGACACCCTTGAGATGATCGATTACATTTCCGTGCTCGGAATCGAAGGTACGGGCAGTGCCAACCCGACTCCAAAATCTATCCAGAACGGTACAAAGCTGAGTCCGATCGAGCCAATGCGCAAAGAATAG
- a CDS encoding VCBS repeat-containing protein, with the protein MMDQMKVVRTILLLLLLLTVSSIAQTRQETLDADTSAMRIPAGQNLQAMFDSLGYDINVLEDETGQELFCASGNMAVRVLGKRTAYSTKASFGYYAEGDINSFIPFGGYQSAINDSFEVAIGLEGLFGFYLRPAVTSNNDFWFSETALNPDGVDHVWVFETGITGEYIVAFEDVSGGGDLDYDELVLKIGFSDADGDALLAGCDNCPGIANPDQIDMDSDGVGDACDNCPEYFNPEQGDADGDGIGDYCELPFEPGDQFQADMLYVQSADLDFDNRIDIVYTGSQSESLYVAFGQSGGGFEDPIGLLRVTGAPVAITHLNGDTLLDIAVNGAGVFYRLFNQSNRQFDLDSISLGGPVNRPLDVAAFGSTMAFGYFDTDTYMDIVLSPSFLLHGAAEGSPMQSGALPFSFLAVDGADLNGDLFDDLATVTSSALELRRNMGNGSFELSQSIALIGGYTGAFVQSNVDFNGDGLTDIALVTSLVDSVNSTSHLVIALGDGNGSTLSTQTMTVDGLATSLAVTDIDRDNDQDISVVNARTGGLDVFINDGTGMLEYAATVPLSSQQQAFQALATADFDRDGNPDFVTGGTNTPVVLALNGLPDFSLLADEMVTSSLGDYDVRVINPHGFVISRNFQTVAGAAAWRLDVNQDGKLDVRLFDYNLEYGEYKLIIKPIDDGSASGGGGSNFTQDIRIDGTQQIKLFSDYGGAVSGTMRTDPSAGDSIVFYYTVEPVSSIWPPNGVAVNKTRPQVEWVLLEGLGNNPVSYQLQLDKYHDFRSPIYDTTGLTEPQFDLPAPLGKDSVYYWRVRSFDGVAWSEYSRTFALYIVGTCCEFSLGNVDGIGGVDISDLSILIAYLTSPQGTVTFPCPEAAGLARTRQVDLVDLSLVISYLLGGPGQAPLPSCP; encoded by the coding sequence ATGATGGACCAGATGAAAGTCGTACGAACTATCCTCCTGCTGCTACTCCTGCTGACTGTTTCATCGATAGCCCAGACACGGCAAGAGACTCTCGACGCAGATACCTCGGCAATGCGGATCCCAGCCGGACAGAACCTTCAGGCGATGTTTGATTCGCTCGGATATGACATCAACGTGCTGGAGGATGAGACCGGCCAGGAGCTGTTCTGTGCCAGCGGTAATATGGCGGTCAGAGTTTTGGGGAAGCGGACTGCATACTCGACCAAAGCATCTTTTGGTTATTATGCTGAAGGTGACATAAACTCATTTATCCCATTCGGTGGCTATCAGTCAGCTATCAACGACAGTTTTGAGGTCGCGATCGGGCTGGAGGGGCTGTTCGGGTTTTACCTTCGACCGGCGGTGACCTCGAACAACGATTTCTGGTTCTCTGAGACGGCACTGAACCCTGATGGTGTGGACCATGTCTGGGTATTTGAGACGGGGATCACGGGCGAGTATATCGTCGCGTTCGAGGATGTCTCGGGTGGGGGCGATTTGGATTATGACGAGTTGGTTCTCAAGATAGGATTTTCTGACGCAGACGGCGACGCTCTGTTGGCGGGTTGCGACAATTGCCCGGGAATCGCCAACCCGGATCAGATTGACATGGACAGTGACGGGGTTGGGGACGCCTGTGACAATTGTCCAGAGTACTTTAATCCCGAGCAAGGGGATGCGGATGGCGACGGGATAGGCGACTACTGCGAACTTCCCTTTGAGCCGGGCGATCAATTTCAAGCGGATATGCTGTATGTCCAGTCGGCCGATCTCGATTTTGACAATCGGATCGACATTGTGTATACGGGGAGCCAGTCAGAGAGCCTGTATGTGGCATTCGGGCAATCCGGAGGAGGATTCGAGGATCCGATCGGGTTGTTGAGAGTGACCGGCGCGCCAGTCGCGATCACTCATCTCAATGGCGATACGCTGTTAGATATCGCTGTGAATGGTGCGGGGGTTTTCTATCGGTTATTCAATCAATCTAACCGTCAGTTTGATTTGGATTCTATCTCATTGGGTGGGCCGGTGAATCGTCCGTTGGACGTCGCGGCATTTGGTTCGACCATGGCATTCGGCTACTTTGATACGGACACCTATATGGATATCGTGCTGAGCCCAAGCTTCCTGTTACATGGGGCGGCTGAGGGGTCACCCATGCAGTCCGGCGCCCTCCCCTTCAGTTTTCTGGCTGTGGACGGAGCCGATCTCAACGGGGATCTGTTTGATGATCTGGCGACCGTGACGTCCTCGGCGCTTGAATTGCGCCGAAACATGGGTAACGGCAGTTTTGAGTTGTCACAGTCGATAGCGCTCATTGGAGGTTATACCGGAGCATTTGTACAATCGAATGTCGATTTTAATGGAGATGGATTGACGGATATTGCGCTGGTCACCTCGCTGGTTGACAGTGTCAACTCAACCAGCCACCTGGTTATCGCATTGGGGGATGGTAATGGTTCTACGTTGAGCACGCAGACCATGACGGTGGATGGCCTGGCAACCAGTCTAGCGGTGACCGATATTGATCGCGACAACGATCAGGATATATCGGTAGTCAATGCCCGGACAGGTGGGCTGGATGTGTTCATCAATGATGGGACCGGGATGTTGGAGTACGCGGCGACGGTTCCGCTGTCCAGCCAGCAGCAAGCCTTCCAGGCGCTGGCGACGGCAGATTTTGACCGCGACGGCAACCCCGATTTTGTGACTGGCGGAACCAACACGCCAGTCGTGTTGGCCTTGAACGGACTTCCCGATTTCTCACTGCTGGCAGATGAAATGGTAACTTCGTCGCTGGGTGATTATGATGTTCGGGTAATCAACCCGCATGGGTTTGTGATCTCTCGGAATTTCCAGACAGTGGCCGGTGCGGCCGCCTGGCGATTGGATGTCAATCAGGATGGAAAGCTGGATGTGCGTCTGTTTGACTACAATCTGGAGTATGGCGAATACAAGCTGATCATCAAGCCTATCGACGACGGCAGTGCTTCGGGTGGCGGAGGTTCAAATTTCACCCAGGATATTCGGATCGACGGCACTCAACAGATCAAGTTATTCTCGGATTATGGCGGCGCGGTCAGCGGGACGATGCGGACGGACCCCTCGGCGGGTGACAGTATCGTTTTCTATTATACCGTGGAGCCGGTATCCTCCATTTGGCCGCCGAACGGCGTCGCAGTAAACAAAACCCGTCCGCAGGTTGAGTGGGTATTATTGGAGGGATTGGGCAATAATCCGGTCTCTTACCAGTTGCAGTTGGACAAGTACCACGATTTCCGCTCGCCGATATACGATACGACGGGGCTGACAGAGCCGCAATTTGACCTTCCGGCGCCGCTGGGGAAAGACTCGGTCTATTACTGGCGGGTGCGGTCGTTTGACGGAGTCGCATGGTCGGAGTATTCGCGGACGTTTGCCCTGTATATTGTCGGGACCTGCTGTGAGTTCTCGCTCGGGAATGTTGATGGCATCGGTGGAGTGGATATTTCCGACCTGAGTATTCTGATCGCGTACCTGACGTCGCCACAGGGGACGGTGACTTTCCCTTGTCCTGAAGCGGCAGGATTGGCGAGAACGCGCCAGGTTGATCTGGTGGATCTGTCGTTGGTCATATCGTATTTGTTGGGCGGGCCGGGTCAGGCGCCACTTCCGAGCTGTCCGTAA
- a CDS encoding pyridoxal phosphate-dependent aminotransferase, with translation MQTAARLQGMRPSPVRMLSEGAPPDAVPLGLGEPTWTMPEAARIALTKFQGVCGYGHNMGIPELRETVAKYYNVSIDQIMMTGGSQGALFAMLQAYIGPGDKVLVPDPGFVAYPGITRMAGGEVVRYSLSPKNRFRLTAEAVLPHLDIPGLKAVVINFPSNPTGAGTTVADLKAIADACRQRDLLLISDEVYRDLYFGERPPSLREVTDYGIVVSSVSKAWGSPGLRVGWAVGDPAVMAAMRIMHSFMVTGVSVPAQRAAIALIENSAEIHAAARREVQGRWEALHAALKEFMGVDAPPPDGAFYYWTQLPVQGTGDPLAFCFKLRDEGGVVTVPGGLFGDMGKPYLRISFAAFPEQLREGIKRLARFW, from the coding sequence ATGCAGACTGCCGCCAGACTTCAGGGGATGCGTCCGTCACCGGTTCGTATGCTTTCCGAGGGTGCCCCGCCCGATGCCGTACCGCTCGGACTTGGCGAGCCTACCTGGACCATGCCAGAGGCTGCCCGAATCGCGCTGACCAAATTCCAGGGTGTCTGTGGCTATGGCCACAATATGGGAATACCTGAACTCCGGGAGACTGTCGCCAAGTACTACAATGTCTCTATCGATCAGATCATGATGACTGGTGGGTCGCAGGGAGCTCTGTTCGCCATGCTTCAGGCCTACATCGGCCCCGGTGACAAGGTCCTCGTTCCCGATCCTGGCTTCGTTGCTTATCCCGGTATTACCAGGATGGCCGGGGGAGAGGTTGTCCGCTACTCGCTTTCTCCTAAGAACCGATTTCGCCTCACCGCCGAGGCCGTCCTCCCGCATCTCGACATCCCGGGTCTCAAAGCAGTCGTCATCAACTTTCCGTCAAACCCGACCGGAGCCGGAACCACCGTCGCCGATCTGAAAGCAATTGCCGATGCCTGCCGCCAACGAGACCTGCTGCTGATCTCCGATGAGGTCTACCGTGATCTCTATTTTGGTGAACGACCACCCTCGCTTCGCGAGGTTACCGATTACGGGATTGTCGTCAGCTCAGTCTCGAAAGCCTGGGGCTCTCCCGGGTTGCGCGTCGGTTGGGCAGTCGGCGATCCGGCCGTCATGGCCGCCATGCGCATCATGCACTCTTTCATGGTGACCGGAGTTTCGGTCCCGGCACAACGGGCTGCGATCGCCCTCATTGAGAATTCGGCGGAGATCCATGCTGCAGCTCGTCGCGAGGTCCAGGGCCGGTGGGAAGCTCTCCATGCAGCGCTGAAAGAATTCATGGGAGTTGATGCTCCGCCACCCGATGGTGCTTTCTACTACTGGACTCAACTCCCCGTGCAGGGGACTGGCGACCCCTTGGCCTTCTGCTTCAAACTGCGCGATGAAGGCGGTGTTGTAACCGTCCCAGGCGGGCTTTTTGGCGATATGGGCAAACCATATCTCAGGATCAGCTTCGCCGCGTTCCCCGAACAACTTCGCGAAGGGATCAAGCGGCTTGCCCGCTTCTGGTAA
- a CDS encoding protein kinase, whose translation MLATGSSFGPYTILSALGEGGMGMVYEAMDSRLDRVVALKLIRADLARDTEYRTRLADEAKRAARINSPYVVKVWEHGEIDDHPYIALEFIAGPSLREATYDLTMEQKFQIAEQIARGLQAAHAENLIHRDLKPENIKLTKEFEARILDFGLAKVVSSNAVDAQGNIEGTLHYLSPEQINSDALTVGSDIFAYGTLLYELFLGIRPFEGPYPAAIIYSILHEDPVSPRAVEGSIPEWLEQIILKALAKRVEDRHQGMQAILDAFAAVRGASTLVSGDSPVKSKKSITVVDIKNLSGDPQWDYFCEGFTDDVINEVSRRTDLIVAAEPSTSLQRNVKEMFVKFRSDYILIGSILRWQEQVKLTLSVYGDGGNRVVVSHKYEGLAAGIFELLSKAASDVSDSLAKETGAEAIEIEDYLKTDISAYDYYLKGKSYYATSRPEDLTFAESMYKKALEIDPQLAVACAGLADVYSFQYMAYYDRTPAKIEQARIQATRAITISPALPEAHRSLGRVYMFSGELDKAEESFQAAVAHNPKYGIGYRTLAWLKLGQGRLEEATQWARKSLELSPTDLETLLLLGMLNLDQRKYTVAMATLQRAIELGPDYGRAYHLLGVVYLKLGVLELALENFLHAVRYKGDPNSAIDAGYVYLVQRQYDKARQYFEESIAAGNLVFAARYYLGYLHLIQGREAEAGALFAQSIADGAPHGDETGVDPHTLVFRAMALAASGENDKAVELVKALEQDVRIDGEVMQNLARTQALLGDQSAARGLLERAYVAAAGPTEKEVRFDPHFTAMMATSEAS comes from the coding sequence ATGTTAGCAACAGGTAGTAGTTTCGGGCCGTATACGATCCTCTCAGCGCTCGGCGAGGGTGGAATGGGGATGGTCTATGAAGCGATGGATAGTCGGCTGGACCGGGTGGTCGCGCTCAAGCTGATCCGGGCCGATCTGGCTCGCGATACGGAATACCGGACGCGGCTGGCGGATGAAGCTAAGCGGGCCGCCAGAATCAATTCGCCATATGTGGTGAAGGTCTGGGAACATGGGGAGATCGATGATCATCCATACATAGCGCTCGAATTCATAGCCGGACCATCGTTGCGGGAGGCCACCTACGACCTGACGATGGAGCAGAAGTTTCAGATAGCCGAGCAGATAGCGCGCGGACTTCAGGCGGCACATGCCGAGAATCTTATTCACCGTGATCTCAAGCCGGAGAATATCAAACTGACCAAGGAGTTTGAGGCCCGCATTCTCGACTTTGGATTGGCGAAGGTGGTTTCATCCAATGCGGTGGATGCCCAGGGGAATATCGAAGGCACGCTACACTACCTCTCCCCCGAACAGATAAACTCAGATGCGCTGACGGTCGGGTCCGACATTTTTGCTTACGGTACGCTTCTTTATGAGCTGTTTCTAGGGATACGGCCATTTGAGGGGCCCTATCCGGCGGCAATCATATATTCGATCCTTCATGAGGATCCGGTCTCGCCCAGAGCAGTCGAGGGATCGATTCCGGAATGGCTGGAACAGATCATCCTCAAGGCGCTGGCCAAGCGAGTTGAGGACCGTCACCAGGGGATGCAGGCGATACTGGATGCGTTTGCGGCCGTCCGTGGGGCAAGTACGCTTGTATCCGGCGATAGCCCGGTCAAATCGAAAAAAAGCATCACAGTGGTAGATATCAAGAATCTGTCGGGCGATCCGCAGTGGGATTATTTCTGCGAGGGGTTCACCGATGATGTCATTAACGAGGTATCGCGACGGACGGACCTGATCGTAGCGGCGGAGCCATCGACTTCCTTGCAGCGAAACGTGAAAGAGATGTTCGTCAAATTCCGGTCGGACTATATCCTGATCGGATCGATCCTGCGGTGGCAGGAGCAGGTCAAGCTGACGCTTTCCGTCTATGGCGATGGCGGCAATCGAGTAGTGGTCTCGCACAAGTATGAGGGGTTGGCGGCGGGGATATTTGAGTTGCTTTCGAAAGCGGCAAGCGATGTATCTGACTCGCTGGCCAAAGAGACGGGAGCCGAGGCGATCGAGATCGAGGATTATCTCAAGACCGATATCTCGGCATACGACTATTACCTCAAGGGGAAGAGTTACTACGCGACGAGTCGCCCTGAAGATCTGACCTTTGCCGAGTCAATGTATAAGAAGGCGTTGGAGATCGATCCGCAGTTGGCGGTTGCCTGTGCGGGGCTGGCCGATGTCTACTCGTTTCAGTATATGGCCTACTATGATCGGACCCCGGCAAAGATCGAGCAGGCTCGGATTCAGGCGACGCGGGCGATCACCATCTCCCCTGCGCTTCCTGAGGCACACCGCTCGCTCGGTCGGGTCTACATGTTCTCGGGAGAGTTGGACAAGGCCGAGGAATCATTTCAAGCGGCGGTGGCGCACAATCCCAAGTATGGAATTGGGTATCGGACTTTAGCATGGCTGAAGCTTGGACAAGGGAGGCTGGAAGAAGCGACTCAATGGGCGCGCAAATCACTGGAACTTTCGCCTACCGATCTGGAGACCCTGCTCCTTCTCGGCATGCTCAATCTGGATCAACGAAAATATACAGTCGCGATGGCGACATTGCAGCGCGCGATCGAACTGGGACCTGACTATGGACGTGCGTATCACCTGCTTGGGGTGGTCTATCTGAAATTGGGAGTGCTGGAGTTGGCGCTGGAAAACTTCCTGCATGCGGTGCGCTACAAAGGAGACCCCAATTCGGCAATCGATGCCGGATATGTTTATTTGGTGCAGCGTCAGTATGACAAGGCGAGACAGTATTTCGAGGAGTCGATTGCGGCCGGGAATCTGGTCTTTGCGGCAAGGTATTATCTGGGATATCTGCACCTGATCCAGGGTCGGGAGGCAGAAGCGGGGGCGTTGTTTGCACAGTCGATCGCCGATGGTGCTCCGCATGGGGATGAGACGGGAGTCGATCCGCACACGCTTGTCTTTCGAGCGATGGCGCTGGCGGCCTCGGGGGAAAATGACAAGGCGGTCGAGTTGGTCAAGGCGCTGGAACAGGATGTCCGGATCGATGGTGAGGTGATGCAGAATCTTGCCCGCACTCAAGCGTTGCTGGGAGATCAAAGTGCGGCACGCGGTCTGTTGGAGCGGGCGTATGTGGCGGCTGCCGGACCGACGGAAAAGGAGGTGAGGTTCGACCCTCACTTCACCGCAATGATGGCGACCTCTGAGGCATCGTAG
- a CDS encoding tRNA-dihydrouridine synthase → MTMPENRFGFWGHLPRPIFVLAPMADVTDAAFRRIIARYGKPDVFVTEFVSVDGLCSAGRPALLKSLMFHESERPIIAQFFGDDPELFFQCAELAQELGSTALTSIWVVRSRR, encoded by the coding sequence ATGACTATGCCAGAGAATCGCTTCGGCTTTTGGGGGCATCTCCCCCGCCCTATCTTCGTCCTCGCTCCGATGGCGGATGTAACGGATGCTGCCTTTCGGCGGATCATTGCCCGATACGGCAAGCCGGATGTGTTCGTGACCGAGTTTGTCTCTGTGGATGGGCTCTGTTCGGCAGGTCGGCCAGCGTTGCTCAAATCGCTGATGTTTCACGAGTCGGAGCGGCCGATCATCGCGCAGTTTTTCGGAGATGATCCTGAGCTGTTTTTTCAGTGTGCCGAGCTGGCGCAGGAACTCGGTTCGACGGCATTGACATCAATATGGGTTGTCCGGTCAAGACGGTGA